In Deinococcus puniceus, one genomic interval encodes:
- a CDS encoding potassium channel family protein, whose translation MKTKQCLVIGLGRFGTAVATTLYEMGHEVVAIDQHEENVERVMNLVTHAAVVDASDERALRAIGASDFDVVVVAIGTDVQANILATMNAKSLGAPYVVTKAIDEMARRVLERIGADLVIRPEHDMGVRLARQIATPNIVDTLDLGGDYAIVEIEANERLRGTLRDLNLTGRFNVQIIAISRGGKVEVTPRAEDDLRPHDKLVVIGTAHNLDDLRRYLGE comes from the coding sequence ATGAAAACCAAACAATGCCTTGTCATTGGCTTAGGCCGGTTCGGAACCGCCGTTGCCACCACCCTCTACGAAATGGGCCATGAAGTCGTGGCCATTGACCAACACGAAGAAAACGTGGAGCGCGTGATGAACCTCGTGACCCACGCGGCAGTCGTAGACGCCAGCGACGAGCGGGCGTTGCGGGCCATCGGCGCATCCGATTTCGATGTGGTGGTGGTGGCCATCGGCACCGATGTGCAGGCCAACATTCTGGCCACCATGAATGCCAAGAGCCTTGGCGCACCCTACGTGGTCACCAAAGCGATTGACGAAATGGCCCGCCGCGTGCTGGAGCGCATCGGGGCCGATCTGGTCATCCGGCCCGAACACGATATGGGCGTGCGTTTGGCCCGCCAGATTGCCACCCCCAACATCGTAGATACGCTGGACTTGGGCGGCGATTACGCCATCGTGGAAATTGAGGCCAATGAACGGCTGCGCGGCACGCTGCGTGACCTGAACCTCACGGGCCGCTTTAATGTGCAGATTATTGCCATCAGCCGGGGCGGCAAGGTAGAAGTGACCCCCCGCGCCGAGGATGATCTGCGTCCACACGACAAATTGGTGGTCATCGGCACGGCACATAATTTGGACGATTTGCGGCGGTATTTGGGAGAATGA
- a CDS encoding TrkH family potassium uptake protein, which produces MTRPPRNDPPPPPPPEGSRAGSSLNGSGLSSSGLGSSGIGGATPGGIKKPLLSRISPPQLIALSFAAAIFVGGCLLSLPIMHSPGRSVNFLQALFTATSALCVTGLNVIDPSKDFNRLGQVVIMLLIQVGGLGIITFGTVFALLIGRRVNYSERIRLAQQVSAFDVGGVLSLIRNIFLFTFLIELTGAVLLSFRFVPLEGWGPGLFYSVFHSVSAFNNAGFALYSDNLVRFVGDPLVSMTIAGLIILGGMGFLVQLNVVAHLVNPRRNRMLVHSKLVLTMMGVLLAVGTATYLLMEWSNPKTLAPLGFGDKLLASFFQSVTTRTAGFNTLDYGVMNYATLFMTIILMFIGANPGSTGGGIKTSTFYVMMASAWSMVRGRGEINLFRRRIDQDTVIRAMTVGLLSIGLVNGMFVLLLVFNINPEITFVQMFFETVSAFATVGLSMNATPIMSPAQHVVLILLMYLGRIGPLTFAVAFNSSRRADLVKYPPEKDIIIG; this is translated from the coding sequence ATGACGCGCCCCCCACGCAATGACCCCCCCCCGCCTCCGCCGCCGGAAGGCTCCCGCGCTGGCTCCAGCCTGAACGGCTCTGGTCTGAGCAGTTCCGGGCTGGGCAGTTCCGGCATCGGCGGGGCAACGCCCGGCGGCATTAAAAAGCCGCTGCTCTCACGCATCAGCCCGCCGCAATTGATCGCGTTGTCGTTCGCGGCGGCCATTTTCGTGGGCGGCTGCCTGCTGTCGCTGCCGATCATGCATTCGCCGGGACGCAGCGTCAACTTTTTGCAGGCCCTGTTTACGGCCACCAGTGCGCTGTGTGTCACGGGCCTGAATGTCATCGATCCCAGCAAGGATTTCAACCGACTGGGGCAGGTGGTCATCATGCTGCTGATTCAGGTGGGCGGACTGGGGATCATCACCTTCGGTACGGTCTTTGCTCTGCTCATTGGCCGCCGCGTCAACTATTCGGAGCGTATTCGCTTGGCGCAACAGGTCAGTGCCTTCGATGTCGGCGGCGTTCTCAGTCTTATTCGCAACATCTTCTTGTTTACCTTCCTGATAGAACTCACGGGCGCGGTGTTGCTGTCGTTCCGCTTCGTTCCCCTAGAAGGGTGGGGGCCGGGCCTGTTCTATTCCGTCTTTCATTCGGTCAGCGCCTTCAACAATGCTGGATTTGCCCTGTATTCAGACAATCTGGTGCGTTTTGTGGGCGATCCGTTGGTCAGTATGACTATTGCAGGCCTGATTATTCTGGGCGGCATGGGCTTTTTGGTGCAATTGAATGTGGTGGCCCATCTGGTCAATCCGCGCCGCAACCGCATGTTGGTGCACAGCAAACTCGTCCTCACCATGATGGGCGTCTTGCTGGCGGTGGGTACAGCCACCTACCTGCTGATGGAATGGAGCAATCCCAAAACACTTGCACCGTTGGGCTTTGGCGACAAACTTCTGGCTTCTTTCTTTCAGAGTGTCACCACCCGTACCGCCGGATTCAATACGCTGGACTACGGGGTCATGAATTACGCCACCCTGTTCATGACCATCATCCTGATGTTTATCGGAGCCAACCCCGGCTCGACAGGCGGCGGGATTAAAACGAGCACCTTCTACGTCATGATGGCAAGTGCGTGGAGCATGGTGCGCGGGCGCGGAGAGATCAATCTGTTCCGCCGCCGCATAGACCAAGACACGGTTATCAGAGCCATGACGGTGGGCCTCCTCAGCATCGGCCTCGTCAATGGCATGTTCGTGCTGTTGCTTGTCTTCAACATCAATCCTGAGATCACGTTCGTGCAGATGTTTTTTGAGACGGTCAGCGCCTTTGCCACGGTGGGTCTCAGCATGAATGCCACCCCGATCATGTCGCCTGCTCAGCATGTCGTTCTTATTTTGCTGATGTATCTGGGCCGCATCGGGCCACTGACGTTTGCTGTGGCTTTCAACTCCAGCCGCCGCGCCGATCTGGTCAAATATCCGCCCGAAAAAGACATCATCATCGGCTGA
- the proS gene encoding proline--tRNA ligase yields MTKDGKGNSDKGNDKKAQQYGVTPQSVDFNDWYNEVVKKADLADNSPVAGAMVIKPYGSALWENIVRWLDDRFKATGHESLVFPTLIPMSFIMKEADHVEGFAPELFTVNKIGTEDLTEPYVMRPTSETIIGHMWSGWLNSYRDLPFLHYQWGSVFRAELRTKAFLRTSEFYWHEGHTAHVNELEARAEVRQMLDIYHEFCRDILALPVVRGEKTASERFAGALATYSIEGMMRDGKALQSGTSHYLGQKFSKAFDVKFQTREQKEDWAHTTSWAISSRIIGALIMTHGDDQGLMMPPNIAPIQVVVIPVGRKDNFDEMVAEGEKLAAELRASGLRVKVDKRDGVSNGFKYNDWELKGVPVRVELGPRDLESGVVVVKNRNSAEKETLPRAEAVGGMTDRLAGIQGWLLKRATDFMLDNTVNVDTYEEFKAAIEAGKWVRAFHCGDPESEKAIKDDTKATARNIPLDDAEFFAEAEEGVCVHTGKPAAYGKRVIFGRQY; encoded by the coding sequence ATGACTAAGGACGGCAAGGGCAACAGCGACAAAGGCAACGACAAGAAGGCGCAGCAATACGGCGTGACGCCCCAGAGCGTGGATTTTAACGACTGGTACAACGAAGTCGTGAAAAAGGCGGACTTGGCCGACAACAGCCCCGTCGCGGGCGCGATGGTCATCAAGCCCTACGGCTCGGCGCTGTGGGAAAACATCGTGCGCTGGCTGGATGACCGTTTCAAGGCCACCGGACACGAATCGTTGGTGTTCCCCACGCTGATTCCCATGAGCTTCATCATGAAGGAAGCCGACCACGTGGAAGGCTTTGCGCCCGAATTGTTTACGGTGAACAAGATCGGCACCGAAGACCTGACCGAGCCGTATGTCATGCGCCCCACCAGTGAAACCATCATCGGTCATATGTGGAGCGGCTGGCTGAACTCTTACCGCGATCTGCCCTTTTTGCACTACCAGTGGGGCAGCGTGTTCCGGGCCGAACTGCGAACCAAAGCCTTCCTGCGAACCTCCGAGTTTTACTGGCACGAAGGCCACACGGCGCATGTGAATGAGCTGGAAGCGCGGGCGGAGGTGCGGCAGATGCTGGACATTTACCACGAGTTCTGCCGCGACATTCTGGCCCTACCTGTGGTGCGCGGCGAAAAAACGGCGTCCGAACGCTTTGCAGGCGCACTCGCCACGTACTCCATCGAGGGCATGATGCGCGACGGCAAGGCGCTGCAATCGGGCACGTCGCATTACTTGGGCCAGAAGTTCTCTAAAGCCTTCGACGTGAAATTCCAGACCCGCGAGCAGAAGGAAGACTGGGCGCACACGACCAGTTGGGCCATTTCCAGCCGGATTATCGGCGCACTGATCATGACGCACGGCGACGATCAGGGCCTGATGATGCCGCCCAACATTGCCCCCATTCAGGTGGTGGTGATCCCCGTAGGCCGCAAAGACAACTTTGATGAAATGGTGGCCGAAGGCGAGAAACTGGCCGCCGAGTTGCGGGCCTCGGGCCTGCGCGTGAAGGTGGACAAGCGCGACGGCGTGAGCAACGGCTTCAAGTACAACGACTGGGAACTGAAGGGGGTGCCCGTGCGTGTGGAACTTGGCCCCCGTGACCTCGAATCGGGTGTGGTGGTGGTCAAGAACCGTAACAGCGCCGAGAAGGAAACCTTGCCCCGCGCCGAAGCCGTAGGCGGCATGACAGACCGTTTGGCCGGAATTCAGGGTTGGCTGCTGAAACGGGCCACCGACTTCATGCTGGACAACACCGTGAACGTAGACACCTACGAGGAATTCAAGGCTGCCATAGAAGCGGGCAAATGGGTGCGGGCCTTCCACTGCGGCGATCCGGAAAGCGAAAAGGCCATTAAGGATGACACCAAAGCCACCGCCCGCAACATTCCACTGGACGACGCCGAATTTTTTGCCGAGGCTGAAGAAGGCGTGTGCGTGCATACCGGGAAGCCTGCGGCCTATGGCAAACGGGTGATTTTCGGACGCCAGTACTGA